The genomic DNA TAAAGTTATTTTTGCTAGAGGAGCAGCATTTCTTACTGGTAAAACAAGTCTGGGCCGGTTAAAAATATGAATCAAATCAAAGTTGTTGGAAAATAAATATTTCACAATCCCATTTTGGTAAATTTCAAATATTTTACCAGGTATGCGAACATACTTGATTCCATTTATTGTTTCCTCATTCGGAAGTGAAGGATCGCTAATTCCCAGCACTGTGATATCATGGGATTTCCCTAATATCGGGAGGACGCCTTCGATATAGGTTTGAATCGCGCCGCCAAGCACAGGCGGAACTGGGAGCTTTTCTGTGCAGATCATAAGGATTTTCATCATTTGATTAATTCGCTCCAATCCTTTTTGATTTCTTCAAGTACAGCCCATTTTGACTGTTCCAAATCATCAATAGTATGAATGAGGGCTGATGTCTCAGCATTGAGAAACATTTCAGGCTCATAGACTATTTCTTTAATATTTTTATAGAATTCATTAGGTAAAGATAAGTCGATTATTAATATGTCAAAAAGCTCTGGTGTGATAGGATTTTCATTGTGGTAAGCAAGTATCATTTCCTTGACCCATTCAGGATCCCATGTAAATAAATCCGCCATTGTTCCGGTTATCAGCTTTCGAAGATCACGAATCGGTAAGTCAAAGGAAACTCCATCCAAATCGATGATCCACATTCCGTGGGCTCCCTTTTGTCCATTGGACCAGCCATAATCTTGATGGACCAATCCAAAATGCTGATTCCCTTTTGTGACTAAATTTACATATTCGGAATGCAATAGAGCGTCTAGGCTCTCCTTTGCCTGTTTCTCAAATTTGTCCACAACGGACAATAATGTTTTGCTCGCAGGCATTTCATCATAGGCAAGGGCAATATTTCTGAACCAATCCATTTTATAGATCATCTTTTCGTAAAATTTCGGCCATTTGTGAAGTCTGGAGACTCTTTCAGCACCTGCTGGGGGAACATAGCCTTTGCTAAGCCGATGAAATTCACCGAGTGCTGCACATAACTGTTTAGCCCCCTCGAGGTCTTTTGAGACAGGAGATAATGGTTCGATCCATTCAGCGACAAACCATAATTTCCTTCCGGCACATACACTCATATTTCCATTTCTTGTTCTGATGATGGGCGGTACATTCGCTTTTTTTTCCATCACTAAATATTCCTGTGCTCCCAAACTGAACAAACTTCTTGTCGGCCTGCGATGCAGCAGTTTTAAACTTTTAGGACCTTTATCCGTTTCGAGCTTCCATATGGCCCCTCCTTTATCAGGCTTCGTTGTGACGACTGTCCTGCCGTACACCTCGAAATCATAAAACTCCTGAACCCTATCCGCGAGTTGTTCGATATATTCCGGTACGAAAAAATCTGAATCTGTTTCCCTCACTTCCCAAGATTCAATAATATTCTTCATCAATGACCTCTCCCGTTTTAGATTTTATATTGTGACATCAAGCATTGGATATATTTTTTCTTTGCATATTTAATCTCAAGAGGGGGGGCGCCCCTCTCCCTTTTTAGTACCATATGTTCAGTAAAAAAAAATGTATAGGGAAGATGTCCCGAATTTGGAGTGGTGATTATAAATCAAGATTGTCTAAAATGGGTCATTTTCCTAAAAAGTCAATGCCTCCAAACATTATGTCTTTTCTTTCATATGAATATATAAACGAAAACTTACGAAAAAAGGGGGGGAATCCATGAAGATCAGAAAAGCCATCATCCCTGCAGCAGGACTTGGAACAAGATTTCTTCCAGCCACTAAAGCACTGCCAAAAGAAATGCTTCCCATCGTGGATAAACCGGCAATTCAATACATTGTAGAAGAAGCTGTCGCATCAGGTATAGAAGATATCATCATCATCAGCGGAAGAAATAAGCGCTCAATCGAAGATCACTTTGATCGATCGTATGAATTGGAGGAAAATCTTTTTCAAAAAAATAAGCATACACTCCTTTCTCAAGTTCAGCAGATTTCAGATTTGGCCAATATTCATTACATCCGCCAAAAGGAACCAAAGGGGTTGGGTGACGCTATTTATTGTGCAAAAAGCTTTATTGGAAATGAACCATTCGCCATTTTATTGGGTGACGATGTCGTAGACTCAACCACTCCATGTTTAAAACAGTTGATGAACATATTCTACAAATACCATTGCTCGGTGGTGGGAGTCCAGACTGTTTCAGAGGAGGATGTTTCAAAGTATGGCATCATCAAGCCAAAAGGGGCTGATATAGATAAAAATGTCATCAATGTCGAGGAGGTTATCGAAAAACCGGATAGCCTCAATGCCCCTTCACGATACGCGGTTATGGGAAGGTATATTTTGATGCCGGAGATATTTGATATTTTAAAAAACCTTACTCCAGGTTTGGGTGGGGAAATTCAATTGACGGACGCCATACAAATCTTGATTCAATCCCAAACTGTCGTTGCCTATCATTTTCAGGGGAAGAGATATGATATCGGGAATAAGATGGGCTTTATCCGTGCTACATTGGACTACGCCATGAAGCGGACCGATTTTCGAGACGATGTTATTCAATACTTGCAGCAATTACTTGCCGGAGAGCAAGGTGGAGAATAGGTACCTGCCGATAAAATCATGCTGATTTCTGGGGAGGCGCCTTTCCCGATTTGGCAATTGCACATAGTTTATAGAAATGATATACAGCCATGTAGTTGAGGCTTTTGGAGATGTCGTGTATATGAAAATAGCAATTATTGGGGCGGGGTATGTTGGAACGACCACTGCTGCAGCGTTTGCCCATCATGGTCATGAAGTGTTTGTCGCTGATAACAATCAAGAAAAAATTAAGGCCTTTCAGCGTTTGAAAGTTCCATTTTATGAAGATGGGCTTGAGGAAGCCTTGAAGGAATTTATTCAGAAAAACCTGCTATCCTTTACCACAGATATTAAACAAATCATTCAAGGTTGCGAAGTCATATTTCTGGCAGTCGGGACTCCTTCACTGACAACCGGCGAAGCTGATCTTTCCTATATAAAGGAAGCAGCCAAAGAAATTGGCAGGTACATGAACGATTATAAAGTCATTGTCATTAAGAGTACCGTACCAGTCGGAACGGTAAATTATGTACAGGAAGTCATTCAGGATGAACTGAAAGCAAGGAAATCCAATATTCCTTTCGACACAGTGTCCAATCCGGAATTTCTGAGGGAAGGAAAAGCAATGGAGGATGCCATCGATCCAGAACGGATCGTCATAGGCAGTGATTCGGAAAGAGCAGAAACAATCATGAGAACCATATACAAGGAATTTAGGTGTCCAAATATTATGTGCACTTCCCCAAAAAATGCTGAAATGATCAAATATGCCTCCAATTCTTTTTTAGCAGCAAAGATTTCATTTATGAATGAACTTGCCAGGCTTTGTGATGTACTTGGCGTTGATGTGGCCGAAGTTTCGAAAGGAATGGGGCTGGACAGCAGGATCGGCCATCAATTTCTACAAGCTGGCATTGGCTATGGGGGATCGTGTTTCCCGAAAGATACAAAAGCGCTGGCCCAAATTGCACTTCAAAGGAATCTTTCGCTTGGAATTGTTGAAGCAGTGTGCGCTGTAAATGAAACGCAGGCACAATGGTTTTTGGAAAAAGCAGAAAACGCACTGGGAAGTTTTTCAGGTAAACAGATAACTGTCTTGGGGCTTACCTTTAAACCGGATACGGATGATATCCGGGAAGCCTCGTCATTGAAAATAATCGATTATTTGGTGAAGAAAAAAGCATTGATTTCAGTTTTTGATCCGAAAGGAATGGAGCATGTAAAAAAGCTGTTTCCAGGCATTAGTTATAAAACAGATCCTTTACAAGCACTTACAAACGCAGATGCAGCAATCATTGCGACCGAATGGAAGCAATTCACCGAATTGGATTGGAAATCAGCTAAAAAGGTAATGGCACAGCCGTATATATTTGATGGAAGAAATTCACTTGACCCCGAAGTGATGAAAAATTTGGGATATGTATATATGGGTGTTGGCAGGCCCCCTCTATAAGGTCCTATGCGATTTATCATCCTAAATGGGAAAGGAGGTGTGGCACTTGCAGCAAAATGATACATTCGTTCTGATTACAGGTTGTGCAGGATTCATCGGCTTCCATGTGGCAAAAAAATTGTTGGCAGAAGGGGTCAAAGTTGTTGGACTTGATAATTTAAATGAATATTATGATACGAAGCTGAAAGAAGATCGTTTAAATATATTGAAGACACAATCAAATTTTCACTTTATAAAAGGATCGATCGAAAACGACGAATTGCTTGAAAGCATATTCACTCAATTCAAATTTGACAGTGTCATCCATTTGGCTGCACAGGCTGGTGTTCGATACAGCCTGAAAAATCCGGAGGTCTATATCCAATCGAACCTTGTTGGATTCGCAAACATCCTTGAATGCTGCAGAACCTTTCAAATCAAGCATCTGATATATGCTTCCACCAGTTCTGTCTATGGGAAGAACAAGCAGATCCCATTTTCTTGTGAAGATCGGACGGATCATCCCATCAGTTTATATGCTGCGACGAAAAAAGCAAATGAGCTCATGGCTCATGCATACACCCACTTATATCAACTACCCACAACCGGCTTAAGGTTTTTCACAGTATATGGTCCTTGGGGGAGGCCGGATATGGCTTTATTCACTTTTGCTGAGTCCATAACCAAAGGGGAGCCGATCAACCTCTTTAATCATGGCAGAATGAAGCGGGATTTCACCTACATCGATGACGTGGTGGAATCTATATGGCGAATCTTGAAAACCCCTCATCAGCCCGAATCCCCCAACCTTTACCGCATTTATAATATTGGAAACCGCCATCCAATTCAATTGGACTATTTTGTTCAGCTTATAGAAGAAAAATTGGGTATGAAAGCACAAAAGAATTACGTGGCGATTCAGCCTGGCGATGTGTTGGAAACATATGCTGATATAGATGAATTGGTTAAAGATTTCGGATATGCTCCCATGACATCGATCGAGGATGGAATTACCCGTTTTGTGGAGTGGTTTAAAGAATACTACTAGATTAAATAGCAACATTTATAAAAAACAGATCCAAATAAGCAGGAATTTACACGATCGGGCACATGACCAGCAATGGTTTGTGCCCGGTTTTTTTTTTTTTGATGAGGAGAACGCAAAGGTGATGACAAGGGAAAATATGTTAATATAAATTGGAATGATGTTTTGTAAGGGGGAGCACATATGACAAAGAATCTCTTGATGCTATTTTTAGGTGCATTTGTTTCCTGGCTGGCCATCAGCCTGGTTTCACACAATTTTGGGGTAACCAGTTTATTTGTTTTTTTCCTATGGTCCTCTATCGGCTATGGGGTAGGGAAGAAGGATGTAAAGCATTGATTAAAAAAAGATATTGGATACTAATGCCCCCGTTTTTGATCATTGGAATAGTGTTAATGAAGTTATCACCACAGCATTTAAGACCATATGTACTTCTAATACCCATCGTGTTTTGGATTGTTTACTACCTGTGGGGATACATAGAAAAGAAAAGGAAATAGAAATTATCTCTCAAAGCAGATACTTTTCTGGAATGGGATCGTGCTTCGTAATGGTATTTGGTATGCCTTTTGGAATATTCATATTTTATCGCGTTGATAGTGCGAGAATAAAATGATTGTGTTGATCAAGCGTACATGGCCCGTGGAAAGCTTGCATCCTGGAGTGGAAATTAAATGTCATTCCTGATAATCGTGTTTGTAAAATCCTGAACGGCTCTTGTGAAGTCGTTCGCCTCTTCAATGAACGGAAAATGATTGCTATGTTCAAAAATCACCAATTGGGAATGCGGCATCACTTCATGCAGCTCCTTTGAGAAAATCAGAGGGCATTGAACATCATATCGACCACAGGGGATGAGCGTGGGAATTTTTATATGTTTTAATTCCGTTCGTACATCATAGGTTTTCAACTCTTTGTTATACGCCTGCATTCTTTTTCTTATGATCTTACTGGATGGCCGATCACGGAAATACTCATCATACTTTTCGGGTTCATGGAGAGATAGCTCAATCAGCTTCCTGCTGGCTGAGCGTTTTTTTGTTTTCGAAACAAATGGAAGCATCAAGGTGAGAAAAATCTTGGTGACTTCCTTGCGATGTGTCCCCGTCTTAAAGTTATAGATGCAATTGTCTGGCTCCAGAAATTCCTTCGATGCAGAAGTGCCGCATAAGATAAGTTCATCCAACACTTCGGGGTGGCTGGCGGCATAGGTCAATCCTAAAAAGCCGCCGGTAGAATGGCCGGCGAAAGACCATGTTGAGAAGCCTAGCGCAGTCCGGATGCTTTCAAGATCCTTAACGGTCTCAGCCATGGTCAGTTCAGTTGAACGGTGTGCCTTTGATGAATTTCCGGCCTCTTTTAAGTTGACTAAGATGACTTTGTAAAATGGGGATAGACAATCTGCAAACGAAGAGCCGCTGTTGGAAAATTCCTGGTAAAGGTGTGTGACACACAAAGGTTGGCCATTACCGCTGATAAATACTTCGAACGAACCTCTTTCTGTATGGATGATTCTTTGTTCATAACCTGCCAACGTTAGTCACCGCCTCTATCATACTGAATGATCAATCATGATAATTTTTTAAAAAACAAAAGGAAAAATATGTTAAAATAATTATAACACGAATTACATATTTCAGTTTCTAGAAAAAGGTCATTCAAAGAAAGGAGAGTTGACCATGAAGGCTGTTAAAATAGTGAGCATTACCTGTTCTTTAGTTGTCATCCTGGCTGTCGGCGGATTTGGTATTTACGAATGGACCACTGAAGGAATCATTAGTCCCACAACCCTTTTCTTTGTTTTTATAGGTATTGCGTTTTTATTTCAATCGCTG from Falsibacillus albus includes the following:
- a CDS encoding CotS family spore coat protein, yielding MKNIIESWEVRETDSDFFVPEYIEQLADRVQEFYDFEVYGRTVVTTKPDKGGAIWKLETDKGPKSLKLLHRRPTRSLFSLGAQEYLVMEKKANVPPIIRTRNGNMSVCAGRKLWFVAEWIEPLSPVSKDLEGAKQLCAALGEFHRLSKGYVPPAGAERVSRLHKWPKFYEKMIYKMDWFRNIALAYDEMPASKTLLSVVDKFEKQAKESLDALLHSEYVNLVTKGNQHFGLVHQDYGWSNGQKGAHGMWIIDLDGVSFDLPIRDLRKLITGTMADLFTWDPEWVKEMILAYHNENPITPELFDILIIDLSLPNEFYKNIKEIVYEPEMFLNAETSALIHTIDDLEQSKWAVLEEIKKDWSELIK
- the galU gene encoding UTP--glucose-1-phosphate uridylyltransferase GalU; this translates as MKIRKAIIPAAGLGTRFLPATKALPKEMLPIVDKPAIQYIVEEAVASGIEDIIIISGRNKRSIEDHFDRSYELEENLFQKNKHTLLSQVQQISDLANIHYIRQKEPKGLGDAIYCAKSFIGNEPFAILLGDDVVDSTTPCLKQLMNIFYKYHCSVVGVQTVSEEDVSKYGIIKPKGADIDKNVINVEEVIEKPDSLNAPSRYAVMGRYILMPEIFDILKNLTPGLGGEIQLTDAIQILIQSQTVVAYHFQGKRYDIGNKMGFIRATLDYAMKRTDFRDDVIQYLQQLLAGEQGGE
- a CDS encoding UDP-glucose dehydrogenase family protein, coding for MKIAIIGAGYVGTTTAAAFAHHGHEVFVADNNQEKIKAFQRLKVPFYEDGLEEALKEFIQKNLLSFTTDIKQIIQGCEVIFLAVGTPSLTTGEADLSYIKEAAKEIGRYMNDYKVIVIKSTVPVGTVNYVQEVIQDELKARKSNIPFDTVSNPEFLREGKAMEDAIDPERIVIGSDSERAETIMRTIYKEFRCPNIMCTSPKNAEMIKYASNSFLAAKISFMNELARLCDVLGVDVAEVSKGMGLDSRIGHQFLQAGIGYGGSCFPKDTKALAQIALQRNLSLGIVEAVCAVNETQAQWFLEKAENALGSFSGKQITVLGLTFKPDTDDIREASSLKIIDYLVKKKALISVFDPKGMEHVKKLFPGISYKTDPLQALTNADAAIIATEWKQFTELDWKSAKKVMAQPYIFDGRNSLDPEVMKNLGYVYMGVGRPPL
- a CDS encoding NAD-dependent epimerase encodes the protein MQQNDTFVLITGCAGFIGFHVAKKLLAEGVKVVGLDNLNEYYDTKLKEDRLNILKTQSNFHFIKGSIENDELLESIFTQFKFDSVIHLAAQAGVRYSLKNPEVYIQSNLVGFANILECCRTFQIKHLIYASTSSVYGKNKQIPFSCEDRTDHPISLYAATKKANELMAHAYTHLYQLPTTGLRFFTVYGPWGRPDMALFTFAESITKGEPINLFNHGRMKRDFTYIDDVVESIWRILKTPHQPESPNLYRIYNIGNRHPIQLDYFVQLIEEKLGMKAQKNYVAIQPGDVLETYADIDELVKDFGYAPMTSIEDGITRFVEWFKEYY
- a CDS encoding tRNA U-34 5-methylaminomethyl-2-thiouridine biosynthesis protein encodes the protein MTKNLLMLFLGAFVSWLAISLVSHNFGVTSLFVFFLWSSIGYGVGKKDVKH
- a CDS encoding alpha/beta fold hydrolase; translated protein: MAGYEQRIIHTERGSFEVFISGNGQPLCVTHLYQEFSNSGSSFADCLSPFYKVILVNLKEAGNSSKAHRSTELTMAETVKDLESIRTALGFSTWSFAGHSTGGFLGLTYAASHPEVLDELILCGTSASKEFLEPDNCIYNFKTGTHRKEVTKIFLTLMLPFVSKTKKRSASRKLIELSLHEPEKYDEYFRDRPSSKIIRKRMQAYNKELKTYDVRTELKHIKIPTLIPCGRYDVQCPLIFSKELHEVMPHSQLVIFEHSNHFPFIEEANDFTRAVQDFTNTIIRNDI